One window of Dehalococcoidia bacterium genomic DNA carries:
- the nfi gene encoding deoxyribonuclease V (cleaves DNA at apurinic or apyrimidinic sites) — MTDVKGRNLHSWQVSVTEAKEIQRALAAQVVRSNELEVPHLVAGVDISGEDSRGLARGVVVVLRFPELAIVEQGVATLRLSFPYVPGLLSFREVPLILAACEGLSVTPDLFIADAQGIAHPRRLGLASHLGLLLDVPTIGCAKSILCGQHGDLGREPGDYAPLLEGDEVIGAALRTKRGVNPVYVSIGHRVDLEAAIQWVTACLRGYRLPEPTRLAHLAASGKQHPVSRAGQGQQ; from the coding sequence TTGACTGATGTGAAAGGGCGCAATCTTCATAGCTGGCAGGTAAGCGTTACGGAGGCTAAGGAAATTCAGCGAGCTCTTGCCGCTCAGGTGGTGAGAAGTAACGAGCTCGAGGTCCCTCATCTCGTTGCTGGTGTGGATATCTCTGGCGAGGACAGCAGGGGGCTGGCACGAGGGGTGGTGGTGGTGCTACGTTTTCCCGAGCTTGCGATTGTGGAGCAGGGTGTGGCGACGCTGCGGCTGAGCTTTCCCTATGTGCCAGGGCTGCTGTCCTTTAGAGAGGTGCCCTTGATCCTGGCCGCCTGTGAAGGGCTTAGCGTGACCCCGGACCTATTCATAGCCGATGCTCAGGGCATCGCGCACCCCAGGAGATTGGGGCTGGCTTCACACCTGGGGCTTCTGCTGGATGTGCCCACCATAGGATGTGCCAAGTCTATCCTGTGTGGCCAGCACGGTGATCTGGGACGGGAGCCCGGCGATTATGCCCCGCTCCTCGAGGGCGATGAGGTTATCGGGGCGGCGCTGCGTACAAAGAGGGGGGTAAATCCGGTGTATGTTTCCATCGGGCACAGGGTTGACCTTGAGGCCGCCATCCAATGGGTGACGGCGTGCCTGAGAGGCTATCGCCTCCCCGAGCCTACCAGGCTGGCTCACCTCGCCGCTTCAGGAAAACAGCACCCTGTGTCAAGGGCTGGGCAAGGGCAACAGTGA
- a CDS encoding redox-sensing transcriptional repressor Rex codes for MRYQIPEVVIYRLPLYLRILTPFAEENAEVVSSKELGERLHMTPAQIRKDLSYFGKFGKQGKGYNVSLLREELRQILGLDREWHIALIGVGRLGKAILDYGMLALREFTIVAAFDIDPHQIGRNVNGLVIQDLSELADTLKRKNIEIGIVAVPPSQVQQAIDRLVECGIKVILNYAPAAARAPKDVRIHEVGPTLALQRMTYFLKSLGST; via the coding sequence ATGCGGTATCAAATCCCGGAGGTGGTGATCTATCGGTTGCCGTTATATCTTCGCATCCTTACCCCCTTCGCAGAGGAGAACGCTGAGGTGGTGAGCTCTAAGGAGCTGGGAGAAAGATTACACATGACCCCGGCGCAAATTCGAAAGGATCTTAGCTATTTCGGCAAGTTCGGCAAGCAGGGCAAAGGCTATAACGTGAGCCTGCTCCGCGAAGAGCTGCGACAGATCCTGGGGCTTGACCGGGAGTGGCACATAGCTCTCATTGGGGTGGGAAGATTGGGTAAAGCTATCCTTGACTATGGCATGCTTGCGCTACGCGAGTTTACCATTGTGGCTGCCTTTGACATAGATCCACATCAAATTGGCAGAAACGTCAACGGGTTGGTGATCCAGGATCTCTCCGAGCTTGCCGACACGTTGAAAAGAAAGAATATCGAAATCGGCATTGTTGCTGTGCCCCCTTCACAGGTACAACAAGCCATTGACCGACTGGTGGAGTGTGGCATTAAAGTGATACTAAACTATGCCCCCGCCGCTGCCCGTGCGCCCAAGGACGTTCGCATCCACGAGGTAGGCCCGACGCTAGCCCTGCAAAGGATGACCTACTTCCTAAAATCCCTGGGCTCCACCTGA
- a CDS encoding glycosyltransferase family 4 protein produces the protein MKIALVSPYDYAYPGGVVIHIANLYEQFTGMGHDVRIITPYSGSNTSLDNRDIIPLGRPFPIPSGGSIARAPLSPMLSSPVRDILEREKFDIIHLHEPLGSSLSICTLRVSNTINVGTFHACHSGTTGYRIMSPFVTKWFKKLHGKIAVSKPAMDFIGKHFPGDYTIIPNGIDVAHFSAAVPPISRYADGKLNILFVGRLEKRKGLRYLLGAYKRVKQELPNTRLIVVGPGKHQKYEKLVRKANLKDVVFTGYVPNEDLHTYYQTADIFCTPATGEESFGIILLEAMAASKPIVASAIEGYASVLSHGVEGLMVPPRDEQAIASALIKLLGDETLRREMGARGRLKAEECSWPNVARRINEYYTSLLNAS, from the coding sequence ATGAAGATCGCTCTGGTTTCCCCCTACGATTACGCCTACCCCGGTGGGGTGGTTATCCATATCGCCAACCTCTATGAGCAGTTTACCGGGATGGGTCACGATGTAAGGATAATAACCCCTTATTCTGGTAGCAATACCTCCCTTGATAATCGCGATATTATCCCCCTGGGCAGGCCTTTCCCCATACCCTCAGGGGGCTCTATAGCCAGGGCTCCCCTATCCCCGATGCTATCCTCCCCGGTGAGGGACATCCTGGAGCGGGAAAAATTTGACATCATCCATCTCCACGAACCACTGGGCTCCAGCCTGAGTATCTGCACGCTTCGCGTGTCAAACACCATTAATGTTGGCACCTTTCACGCCTGCCACAGCGGCACCACGGGATACCGAATCATGAGCCCGTTTGTCACAAAGTGGTTCAAAAAGCTCCATGGCAAGATCGCCGTTTCAAAACCGGCAATGGATTTCATCGGCAAACATTTCCCCGGCGATTACACCATAATCCCCAACGGCATCGATGTAGCGCACTTCTCCGCTGCCGTGCCCCCTATATCCAGGTACGCCGACGGGAAATTGAACATACTCTTCGTTGGTCGCCTGGAAAAGCGCAAAGGTCTGAGGTATCTCCTGGGGGCATACAAAAGGGTAAAGCAGGAATTACCCAACACCCGGCTCATTGTGGTAGGACCGGGGAAGCACCAGAAATATGAAAAGCTGGTAAGAAAGGCGAATCTTAAGGACGTGGTTTTCACCGGATATGTGCCCAATGAAGACCTCCACACATATTATCAAACGGCAGACATTTTCTGCACCCCGGCTACCGGAGAGGAGAGCTTTGGCATCATTCTGCTGGAGGCCATGGCTGCCTCAAAGCCCATCGTCGCTTCAGCTATTGAGGGATACGCCAGCGTATTGAGCCACGGTGTTGAGGGGCTAATGGTGCCCCCCAGAGATGAGCAGGCCATCGCCAGCGCCCTGATTAAACTGCTTGGCGACGAAACCCTGCGCCGCGAGATGGGGGCAAGGGGAAGGCTAAAGGCAGAGGAATGCAGTTGGCCCAACGTCGCCAGAAGGATTAATGAGTACTATACCAGCTTGCTTAACGCCTCATAA
- a CDS encoding PHP domain-containing protein, producing MHPSEALSEQSGYGAADIHIHSSVSDGMANVPDILEAVARKGNLDVIAITDHNEISGSYQARELSAKRDYPFEVVLGMEVNTLEGHLLTLFIESPAPTHQPLASTIKAVHAQGGLCIVPHPMNWLTDSISQRNLNKIVSSSEPDIYLDGIETFNATVPGRINRRVKMFSLEHDLAETGGSDSHFLATVGSGLTLFPGRSAEELRRGLLERTTLSRNGTKVRLSDIGLIQIFRQQHRSRGYFVRGMLKTFTRWLSS from the coding sequence ATGCACCCATCGGAAGCGCTAAGTGAGCAAAGTGGATACGGAGCGGCGGATATCCATATCCACAGCAGCGTGAGCGATGGCATGGCGAATGTCCCTGATATACTCGAAGCCGTGGCACGCAAGGGCAATCTCGATGTCATTGCCATCACCGATCACAACGAAATCTCGGGTAGCTACCAGGCGAGGGAGCTCTCCGCAAAGCGCGACTACCCCTTCGAAGTAGTGCTCGGCATGGAGGTGAACACCCTTGAGGGGCACCTGCTGACCCTCTTTATCGAGAGCCCGGCCCCCACCCACCAGCCCCTGGCATCAACCATCAAGGCGGTCCACGCCCAGGGTGGCCTCTGTATCGTGCCTCACCCCATGAACTGGCTGACAGACAGCATCAGCCAGCGAAACCTGAATAAAATCGTTAGCAGTAGTGAACCGGATATCTATCTTGATGGCATCGAAACGTTTAACGCCACGGTCCCGGGGCGCATCAATCGGAGGGTAAAAATGTTTAGTCTAGAACACGATCTGGCGGAAACGGGGGGCAGTGACTCCCACTTCCTGGCCACCGTAGGTAGTGGTCTCACCCTGTTTCCCGGCCGAAGTGCCGAGGAACTGAGAAGAGGCCTCCTGGAGAGGACTACCCTGTCCCGGAATGGCACCAAGGTGAGGCTTAGCGACATCGGACTTATTCAAATTTTCAGGCAGCAGCACAGGAGCAGGGGATACTTCGTTCGTGGCATGCTGAAGACCTTCACCAGGTGGCTTTCTTCATGA
- the prfB gene encoding peptide chain release factor 2 (programmed frameshift) → MVRLDLAHKEREIAEIETESARPDFWQDQETARGVMRHLGELRGEVDKWRIIEGRAGELLELAELAIAEEEPVLGEEIAAEAERLAAQFERMEFELLLGGEYEKRNAFLAVHAGAGGTEAQDWAEMLLRMYLRWAERRGYQARVVEVSPGDEAGIKSVLIQVTGDYAYGYLKAERGVHRLVRLSPFDADHARHTSFALVEVSPEAKRELDVSINPDDVKVDFYRASGPGGQHVQKTSSAVRVTHLPTGLVAVCQNERSQYQNKELALKVLLARLLELELAKRAEEQARLKGEHVAAGWGNQIRSYVLHPYKMVKDHRTGYETSDPSAVLDGALDGFIDAYLKFAMGKGS, encoded by the exons ATGGTGCGTCTT GACCTCGCTCACAAGGAGCGTGAGATCGCTGAAATAGAGACGGAATCAGCCCGCCCCGATTTCTGGCAGGATCAGGAGACGGCGCGGGGTGTTATGCGTCATCTAGGGGAGCTGAGGGGGGAGGTGGATAAGTGGCGCATCATAGAAGGCAGGGCCGGTGAGCTTTTAGAGCTGGCAGAACTGGCGATCGCCGAGGAGGAGCCCGTGCTGGGGGAGGAGATCGCTGCCGAGGCGGAGAGGTTAGCCGCTCAGTTTGAAAGGATGGAGTTTGAGCTGCTCCTGGGCGGTGAGTACGAAAAGAGGAACGCCTTCCTCGCGGTTCACGCCGGTGCCGGGGGCACCGAGGCTCAGGACTGGGCGGAGATGCTTCTCAGGATGTATCTCAGGTGGGCGGAGCGCCGTGGCTATCAGGCGAGGGTAGTCGAGGTCTCCCCCGGTGATGAGGCGGGCATTAAGAGCGTCCTCATCCAGGTCACCGGAGATTATGCCTACGGCTACCTCAAGGCAGAGCGCGGGGTGCATCGCCTGGTTCGCCTCTCCCCCTTTGATGCCGACCATGCTCGGCATACCTCCTTCGCCCTGGTGGAGGTTTCTCCTGAGGCGAAGCGGGAGTTGGATGTTAGTATAAACCCGGATGATGTGAAGGTCGACTTCTATAGGGCCAGTGGACCTGGAGGGCAGCATGTACAGAAGACCAGCAGTGCGGTTCGGGTGACCCATCTCCCCACCGGTCTGGTGGCTGTCTGCCAGAATGAGCGCTCACAGTACCAGAACAAGGAGCTGGCGCTGAAGGTTCTCCTCGCTCGCCTCCTTGAGCTTGAGCTGGCAAAGCGTGCCGAGGAGCAGGCCAGGTTAAAGGGAGAGCATGTCGCCGCCGGTTGGGGAAACCAGATCAGGAGCTATGTACTACACCCCTATAAGATGGTAAAGGATCACCGTACAGGATACGAAACCAGTGACCCCTCCGCCGTGCTGGATGGGGCGCTGGATGGCTTTATCGATGCCTACCTCAAATTCGCCATGGGGAAGGGGTCATGA
- the atpD gene encoding F0F1 ATP synthase subunit beta: MAKGKVVQVIGTVVDIEFPPDGLPALNNAIEIPLKGEKILLETQQHVGNNWVRCLAMSPTDGLERGAEAIDTGAPLSVPVGPATLGRLFNVLGEPLDDLGPVEAEEHWPIHRPPPSFRDQETSTQMLETGLKVIDLITPFTKGGKVGAFGGAGVGKTVIIQELIRNIATEHGGFSVFAGVGERSREGNDLWHEMRASGVIDKTVLVFGQMNEPPGVRLRVGFAGLTMAEYFRDIEGQDVLLFIDNIYRYIMAGMEVSALLGRMPSAVGYQPTLATEMGDLEERITSTKKGSITSFQAIYVPADDYTDPGVSTVFGHLDAVVALERAIAEQGLYPAVDPLASTSRILDPLIVGEEHYGVARGVQRVLQRYRDLQDIIAILGIEELSEEDKLTVSRARKIQRFLSQPMYVAETFTGMEGRYVPVKETVRGFKEILDGNHDALPEQAFFMAGTIDEVVEKAKELEAA, encoded by the coding sequence ATGGCCAAAGGAAAGGTGGTCCAGGTTATTGGCACGGTGGTGGATATAGAGTTCCCCCCGGATGGGCTGCCGGCGCTGAATAACGCTATCGAGATCCCCCTCAAAGGGGAGAAGATCCTCCTTGAGACGCAGCAGCACGTGGGGAACAACTGGGTTCGCTGTCTCGCTATGTCCCCCACCGATGGCCTGGAGCGTGGCGCCGAGGCCATCGACACCGGGGCGCCGCTCAGTGTCCCGGTGGGGCCAGCCACACTGGGGAGGCTGTTTAATGTCCTCGGCGAGCCACTGGACGATCTGGGGCCGGTTGAGGCTGAGGAACACTGGCCTATACACCGCCCCCCGCCCTCCTTTCGGGATCAGGAGACCTCCACCCAGATGCTGGAGACCGGGCTTAAGGTAATCGACCTGATCACCCCCTTCACCAAAGGGGGCAAGGTGGGAGCATTCGGCGGTGCCGGGGTGGGTAAGACCGTTATAATCCAGGAGCTTATTCGCAATATTGCCACCGAGCACGGCGGCTTCTCCGTTTTCGCCGGGGTGGGGGAGCGCTCCCGCGAGGGAAACGACCTTTGGCATGAAATGAGAGCCTCCGGCGTTATAGATAAAACGGTGCTCGTTTTCGGGCAGATGAACGAGCCTCCCGGGGTGCGGCTGCGCGTGGGCTTTGCCGGGCTAACCATGGCAGAATACTTCCGCGATATAGAGGGGCAGGACGTGCTGCTTTTCATTGATAATATCTATCGCTATATCATGGCCGGCATGGAGGTTTCGGCGCTTCTGGGGCGGATGCCATCGGCAGTGGGCTATCAGCCCACACTGGCTACCGAGATGGGCGACCTGGAGGAGAGGATAACCTCTACCAAAAAAGGCTCTATTACCTCCTTCCAGGCGATCTATGTACCTGCCGATGACTACACTGACCCCGGCGTGTCTACGGTGTTCGGTCACCTCGATGCTGTGGTTGCCCTGGAGCGTGCCATCGCCGAGCAGGGACTCTACCCTGCCGTCGACCCGCTGGCCTCCACCTCTCGAATCCTCGATCCGCTAATTGTAGGCGAGGAGCATTACGGAGTGGCCCGCGGGGTGCAGCGGGTGCTACAGCGCTACCGGGACCTGCAGGACATAATCGCCATATTGGGCATTGAGGAGCTCTCCGAGGAGGACAAGCTCACCGTATCGCGTGCCCGCAAGATACAGCGTTTCCTATCACAGCCTATGTACGTCGCCGAGACCTTCACCGGTATGGAAGGTCGCTACGTTCCGGTTAAGGAGACGGTGCGCGGCTTCAAGGAGATACTTGATGGAAACCACGATGCTCTCCCCGAGCAGGCCTTCTTCATGGCGGGCACCATCGATGAGGTGGTGGAGAAGGCGAAGGAACTGGAGGCGGCATAG
- the rpsP gene encoding 30S ribosomal protein S16 yields MLKIRLSRVGKKKRPSYRVVVADSRAPRDGAFIENIGHYNPLTDPATIAIDEEKALKWLRQGARPTERVAILLAKLGILEKPTKKHTEKLAKQLEEKPAKTPKKKPAKEKPSEEPEAVEEPAEQEPAEEKPSVEPEAEQETAVEKPADEESTVKGEG; encoded by the coding sequence ATGTTAAAGATACGATTGAGTCGTGTGGGTAAGAAAAAGAGACCCAGCTATCGGGTGGTGGTCGCCGATAGCCGGGCCCCGCGCGATGGCGCATTTATTGAAAACATCGGTCACTACAATCCGCTCACCGACCCCGCTACCATCGCAATCGACGAAGAGAAGGCGCTAAAGTGGCTTCGCCAGGGAGCGCGGCCTACAGAAAGGGTAGCGATCTTGCTAGCCAAGCTGGGCATCCTAGAAAAGCCCACCAAGAAACACACCGAGAAGCTTGCCAAGCAGCTCGAAGAGAAGCCGGCGAAGACGCCCAAGAAGAAACCTGCAAAGGAGAAACCTTCAGAGGAGCCTGAAGCGGTGGAGGAGCCCGCGGAGCAGGAGCCTGCCGAGGAGAAACCTTCAGTGGAGCCTGAAGCGGAGCAGGAAACTGCGGTGGAGAAGCCTGCTGATGAGGAGTCTACGGTTAAAGGAGAAGGTTAG
- a CDS encoding CDP-alcohol phosphatidyltransferase family protein — translation MWRPAERISDGAHRLAEPVGRVVAKTGVPPNLLTIFGFSINVGVAWIISQGHFLIAGFLIVLAGIFDLLDGAVARDTNRVTKFGALLDSTLDRLSESVLLFGLLWYYVWQQDASIEIILIFATIVGSLCISYVRARAEGLGLDCEVGIMRRTVRVLTLAIGLMLSTFEPLLLVVLWGLAVLTNMTAVHRLVYVWYKARKGPPG, via the coding sequence ATGTGGCGACCTGCTGAAAGAATTAGCGATGGAGCTCACCGCCTTGCCGAGCCGGTGGGCCGGGTGGTGGCCAAGACGGGGGTGCCGCCCAACTTGCTCACCATCTTTGGCTTCTCGATCAATGTCGGCGTCGCCTGGATAATCTCCCAGGGCCACTTCCTTATCGCCGGCTTTTTAATCGTGTTGGCTGGGATCTTCGACCTCCTCGATGGGGCGGTGGCCAGGGACACCAATAGAGTAACCAAGTTCGGCGCTCTCCTCGATTCCACCCTGGACCGCTTATCCGAGTCGGTGCTTCTTTTTGGGCTTTTATGGTATTATGTCTGGCAACAAGATGCCTCCATAGAGATCATCCTCATCTTTGCTACCATTGTAGGCTCCCTGTGTATTAGCTATGTGAGGGCCAGGGCAGAGGGATTAGGGCTGGATTGCGAGGTGGGGATAATGAGGAGAACGGTCAGGGTTCTAACCCTGGCCATCGGACTCATGTTGAGCACATTCGAACCCCTTCTACTGGTGGTCCTCTGGGGTCTCGCTGTTCTTACCAATATGACAGCAGTGCATCGCCTTGTCTATGTATGGTATAAAGCCAGGAAGGGACCGCCTGGTTGA
- a CDS encoding peptidase MA family metallohydrolase: protein MKRICRLLLLFFTLHALIFLPVPFILTPATTLAQGEVTVISSDALAQFPTAITFSLEAEAATEIADIDLEYRLGRRSLTPVSCRVDVDFTPGQQVEASWTWDMLDTGGLPPGTEVDYWWLIEDAAGHQIETSPTKVEFDDLSHNWQSLESDQLTTLWYKGDLAFAQELLGAADAALERLSGEVGVALEQPVKIYIYASSQDLQGALVYPQEWTGGVAFPDYGTIIIGISPGDLAWGKRAIAHEMGHMVVHPRVFGAYGDLPTWLDEGLAMDAEGELRSDLKVLLYEAITHDTLFSVRTLASSFPADPDEARLSYAESYSLVQFLIDSYGSDRILALLDVFKEGSTYDEALLEIYSFDMDGLNALWRESLGLGPQPLPIPAETVSDITLPYIALIVVVAILGILTAYLALSYRRRLR from the coding sequence ATGAAGCGCATTTGTCGGTTGCTCCTGCTGTTTTTTACTCTCCATGCCCTGATCTTCCTCCCCGTTCCCTTTATCCTCACCCCGGCAACTACCCTGGCTCAGGGTGAGGTCACTGTAATATCCAGCGATGCCCTGGCGCAATTTCCCACCGCCATCACCTTTAGCCTGGAGGCAGAGGCAGCTACTGAGATAGCCGACATCGACCTTGAATATCGGCTGGGCAGGCGGAGCCTCACCCCGGTTAGCTGTAGGGTGGACGTCGATTTCACTCCTGGTCAACAGGTGGAGGCAAGCTGGACATGGGATATGCTGGATACAGGGGGATTGCCGCCGGGGACGGAGGTAGATTACTGGTGGCTTATTGAGGATGCTGCCGGGCACCAAATTGAAACCTCACCGACTAAAGTTGAATTTGATGACCTGAGCCATAATTGGCAGAGCCTGGAAAGCGATCAGTTGACCACCTTATGGTATAAGGGTGACCTGGCCTTTGCCCAGGAGCTTCTGGGTGCTGCCGATGCGGCGTTGGAGCGGCTATCCGGTGAAGTCGGGGTTGCACTGGAGCAGCCAGTCAAGATCTATATTTATGCAAGCTCTCAGGATTTGCAGGGTGCATTGGTCTACCCTCAAGAATGGACCGGTGGAGTCGCCTTTCCCGATTATGGCACCATAATCATCGGTATATCTCCCGGTGACCTTGCTTGGGGCAAAAGGGCCATTGCCCATGAGATGGGGCACATGGTGGTGCATCCGCGTGTATTCGGTGCCTACGGTGATCTACCCACCTGGCTTGACGAAGGGCTGGCGATGGATGCTGAGGGGGAGCTCAGGTCGGATCTTAAGGTACTGCTTTATGAGGCCATCACTCACGACACCCTTTTCTCAGTGCGCACTCTTGCCAGTTCCTTTCCTGCCGACCCTGATGAGGCCAGGCTCTCCTATGCCGAAAGCTATAGCCTGGTGCAGTTTCTAATCGATAGTTATGGTAGCGATAGGATACTAGCGCTACTGGATGTCTTCAAGGAGGGGAGCACCTATGATGAGGCCCTGCTCGAGATCTACAGCTTTGACATGGATGGTCTCAATGCCCTTTGGCGTGAGAGCCTTGGTCTGGGGCCTCAGCCTTTGCCAATCCCTGCGGAGACAGTATCGGACATCACTTTGCCCTACATCGCGCTCATCGTTGTGGTGGCAATCTTAGGGATACTGACTGCCTATTTGGCGCTCTCCTACCGCCGCCGTTTGCGATAG
- a CDS encoding F0F1 ATP synthase subunit epsilon, which translates to MAKLKFEIVTVERVIYSDEVDIVIAPGVEGHLGILPSHAPLLTMLQPGELVVRKDGEETAMFVSGGFLEVMDNRVSVLADVAERAEEIDIARAEEAKRRAERKLEERPAEMDLAAAEAALLRSLMRLRVAERRRKKRPGSGGAQGF; encoded by the coding sequence TTGGCTAAACTCAAGTTTGAGATCGTAACCGTAGAGCGCGTGATCTACTCCGATGAAGTGGATATCGTTATCGCACCCGGTGTCGAGGGGCATCTTGGCATCCTGCCCAGCCACGCTCCACTCTTAACTATGCTTCAGCCCGGCGAGCTGGTGGTGCGCAAGGATGGAGAGGAGACGGCGATGTTTGTGAGCGGTGGCTTCCTCGAGGTGATGGATAATCGGGTTAGCGTGCTTGCCGATGTCGCCGAGCGGGCTGAGGAGATCGATATTGCCCGCGCTGAGGAGGCAAAGCGACGCGCTGAGCGGAAGCTCGAGGAACGCCCGGCCGAAATGGACCTTGCAGCCGCTGAGGCCGCACTGTTACGTTCTCTGATGCGGCTAAGGGTAGCGGAGCGCAGGAGGAAAAAGAGGCCTGGTTCAGGTGGAGCCCAGGGATTTTAG
- a CDS encoding KH domain-containing protein: MKELVEFIVKAIVNKPDAVVITEEQSEGGVLLKLQVDSEDMGRVIGKQGRVVQAMRTLLRVMAAKEGTRVELVVM; encoded by the coding sequence ATGAAAGAGCTAGTCGAATTTATCGTCAAGGCAATCGTGAACAAGCCGGATGCGGTGGTGATAACCGAGGAGCAAAGCGAGGGAGGGGTGCTCCTCAAACTTCAGGTCGACTCGGAAGACATGGGGCGGGTTATCGGTAAGCAGGGCCGGGTGGTGCAGGCAATGCGCACCCTGCTACGAGTGATGGCGGCTAAGGAAGGCACCCGGGTAGAGCTCGTGGTAATGTAG
- the rimM gene encoding ribosome maturation factor RimM (Essential for efficient processing of 16S rRNA) — protein sequence MDSQFIAVGRVIAPQGVRGEIKVEVMTDFPDRFSPQDVVYVKGRAVTIERSRWYRGRVILKLATIDNVEDAEGLRGLFLEVPQSQLRPLPQGEYYQFQLLGLEVRTSEGELLGRIARILSTGSNDVYVVPSRNEELLIPATEDVVKSVDLERGCIVIETIPGLLKDKVPPK from the coding sequence ATGGATTCCCAATTCATTGCGGTTGGCCGGGTGATTGCGCCGCAGGGAGTGCGGGGTGAGATAAAGGTGGAGGTGATGACAGATTTCCCCGATCGGTTCTCACCCCAGGATGTGGTTTACGTCAAGGGACGGGCGGTGACCATTGAAAGGAGCAGATGGTACCGGGGGAGGGTAATCCTCAAGCTGGCCACTATCGATAACGTGGAGGATGCCGAGGGGCTCCGCGGCCTATTCTTGGAGGTGCCCCAGTCCCAGCTCCGCCCCCTGCCACAGGGTGAATATTATCAGTTTCAACTGCTGGGCCTCGAGGTGAGGACCAGCGAGGGGGAGTTGCTGGGGCGAATCGCCCGCATCCTGTCCACCGGGAGTAACGATGTTTATGTGGTACCATCCCGGAATGAGGAACTCCTCATCCCCGCCACCGAGGATGTGGTTAAATCGGTGGATCTGGAGCGGGGGTGCATCGTTATTGAGACGATCCCGGGGTTGCTGAAGGATAAAGTTCCACCCAAATAA
- the atpG gene encoding ATP synthase F1 subunit gamma, with protein MPTIREIRRRIRSVQSTAKVTRAMEMVAASKMRRAQERTIAARPYADKMQQVLADLAALRRSGEEIHPLLQKRPVKRIALIHITPDRGLCGGLIASVNRSAAGFILEQQAPVTILVIGRKGRDFMVRTGQELRADLTRLGDRPSIIDIQPIARIVIDDYTDGGIDEVYISYTQFVSTMSQRSVLWRLLPIEPADIEPGHSVEYIYEPSPDQVLDQLLPRFVEMGLYHVILESIASEQSARMVAMRSATDNANEIIDDLTLTYNKARQEMITKELLDITGGAAALG; from the coding sequence ATGCCAACCATTCGTGAGATTCGCCGCCGTATAAGGAGTGTCCAGAGCACAGCCAAGGTCACCAGGGCAATGGAGATGGTTGCTGCCTCGAAGATGAGGCGTGCTCAGGAGCGCACCATCGCCGCTCGCCCCTACGCCGATAAGATGCAGCAGGTTCTGGCCGACCTGGCGGCGCTGCGCCGCTCCGGCGAGGAGATTCACCCCCTCCTCCAAAAGCGGCCGGTGAAGCGGATTGCCCTTATCCATATCACCCCCGACCGCGGCCTTTGCGGCGGGCTGATTGCCAGTGTCAACCGCAGCGCGGCGGGCTTTATCCTGGAGCAGCAGGCTCCAGTGACCATCCTGGTTATCGGTCGAAAGGGGAGGGATTTTATGGTGCGCACCGGGCAGGAGTTGCGAGCCGATCTCACCCGCCTTGGCGACCGTCCTTCGATAATCGATATCCAGCCCATCGCCCGAATAGTCATCGATGATTACACCGATGGAGGCATCGATGAAGTGTACATATCGTACACCCAGTTTGTGAGCACCATGAGCCAGCGGTCGGTGCTGTGGCGGCTGCTCCCCATTGAGCCGGCGGATATCGAGCCGGGGCATAGTGTGGAGTATATCTATGAGCCTTCACCGGACCAGGTGCTGGACCAGCTTCTCCCCCGCTTCGTTGAGATGGGGCTCTACCATGTCATCCTCGAGTCAATTGCCAGCGAGCAGTCGGCGCGGATGGTAGCGATGCGTAGCGCAACCGACAACGCCAACGAGATCATAGATGATCTCACCCTGACCTATAATAAGGCGAGGCAGGAGATGATAACGAAGGAGCTTCTGGATATCACTGGAGGGGCGGCGGCGCTGGGGTAG